Proteins encoded in a region of the Podarcis muralis chromosome 4, rPodMur119.hap1.1, whole genome shotgun sequence genome:
- the AQP11 gene encoding aquaporin-11 codes for MDVSEACISLFVMAVTMMVTAGCRRLVRQSHKSNILCFFLELTGIFQICACTHEICLLADLPPKPHVALALTYVITALHGLTLPGSINNPSSSFQLFCKGRITAKTWWLQTSAQFTGAVLAHLYIKLIWMLGMTSVHLKTAAENCSTPIQTTLAKAFVLELLFSLLLHLTLQTFESMNPNTKVHLIAMLITIMVYEGGHLTGAIFNPALAFSLHISCFAEPDKFWNYLLVYWVAPCIGSVLVFLVWDEILPLLHRQR; via the exons ATGGATGTCAGTGAAGCCTGCATCTCACTGTTTGTGATGGCAGTTACAATGATGGTCACGGCTGGCTGCAGGCGACTGGTCAGGCAGTCTCATAAGTCAAATATCCTCTGCTTCTTCCTTGAGTTAACCGGCATCTTCCAGATCTGTGCCTGTACCCATGAGATTTGTCTACTGGCTGATTTGCCACCCAAACCTCATGTGGCACTTGCCCTCACTTACGTTATCACTGCTCTTCATGGTTTGACTTTGCCTGGCAGCATCAACAACCCCTCCAGCAGCTTTCAACTTTTCTGCAAGGGTAGGATCACGGCCAAGACTTGGTGGCTACAGACTTCAGCTCAGTTCACTGGAGCAGTATTGGCTCATCTTTACATCAAATTAATCTGGATGTTGGGGATGACATCAGTGCACTTAAAGACAGCAGCGGAGAATTGTAGTACCCCAATTCAAACTACCTTAGCAAAAGCTTTTGTCCTAGAACTCCTATTCTCTTTACTGCTGCATCTGACCTTACAGACCTTTGAATCAATGAATCCCAACACAAAGGTCCATCTAATCGCCATGCTGATTACCATTATGGTATATGAAG GAGGACATCTCACAGGAGCCATATTTAACCCAGCTCTGGCTTTTTCTTTGCACATAAGTTGTTTCGCTGAGCCTGATAAATTTTGGAATTATTTATTGGTATACTGGGTTGCACCATGCATAG GGTCCGTGCTGGTGTTTTTGGTGTGGGATGAAATCCTTCCTTTGCTACACAGACAACGGTAA